A stretch of Phoenix dactylifera cultivar Barhee BC4 unplaced genomic scaffold, palm_55x_up_171113_PBpolish2nd_filt_p 000074F, whole genome shotgun sequence DNA encodes these proteins:
- the LOC120104671 gene encoding uncharacterized WD repeat-containing protein alr3466-like isoform X3: MNYLQSQLTSALLRHKNVIDFKESCHSDNNTNLCSSNVGKRDLHAQVMPENASHSRDVVSVQVTEQSNPRLLLETKSGRKRKRNPVIVTPAWSYSEASCGTSQVDQPSNSHYEEARNLNIWKGDTHSSASQRSSSRNIFSCLQGREKGISWQLTYSHGAYAGRNQEKWIPFLEGWRSLENQFEGPAVWLTKRSYSSWVPTWCAYTSSMALPQPNGRQGVQKVLDVRFHPEGLPQLVCSANEAPNELLLYNLLSGRAVQLSGHNCQIQAVEFAVKGASVVSCGSNLLKVWDCITGSCLFTLGSTRDDQASVGHTQKINAMTVNSWQSCLVVTSGAKGDGKLLLWNALRGELAADLNSNLRIRDQVHPSIDAMEFGSENLLVCGSDCEYGGPAVVQLWDIESPESCVSFPANDSYITSLKTNPACNTLITGAGDGTVGLFDIRTCAAINHLSVGSSHEVTSVSFSGCGTYFTASSTSNNTLVWDTRFLPFNRGQAALGASCQSNDMRFFRPLHCLSHGKQMPTAEHAGQLPGHVDDGDQGVNDARWLQREPVLVTVSGDGSMAMWNVALGQPCVRHIINHTRCVNTVAVAPNDEYLCTGGDDQKVVLYHNNNGSAHKKWRLSHPLNGNN, translated from the exons ATGAACT ATTTACAGAGCCAATTGACCAGTGCCCTCTTAAGACACAAAAATGTGATTGATTTCAAAGAGTCTTGCCATTCTGATAACAATACCAATCTTTGCTCATCCAATGTGGGAAAAAGGGATTTACATGCTCAAGTGATGCCTGAAAATGCATCTCACTCTCGAGATGTTGTGAGTGTACAAGTCACTGAACAGTCAAATCCTAGATTACTGTTAGAGACAAAAAGTGggcgaaaaagaaagagaaacccTGTCATCGTGACTCCTGCATGGTCTTATAGTGAAGCATCGTGTG GTACATCTCAAGTTGATCAACCGTCAAACTCACACTATGAGGAAGCAAGAAATCTCAATATTTGGAAAGGAGATACTCATTCATCAGCCTCCCAGAGATCTTCCTCCAGGAACATTTTTTCATGTTTGCAGGGGCGAGAAAAAGGTATTAGCTGGCAATTAACCTATTCTCATGGCGCTTATGCAGGAAGGAATCAGGAAAAATGGAtcccttttcttgaag GTTGGAGATCACTTGAGAATCAGTTTGAAGGGCCTGCTGTCTGGCTCACGAAAAGAAGTTATTCATCATGGGTTCCCACTTGGTGTGCCTATACATCTAGCATGGCTCTTCCTCAACCTAATGGCAGG CAAGGTGTCCAAAAGGTTCTCGACGTAAGGTTTCACCCAGAAGGGCTGCCTCAGCTTGTTTGTAGCGCTAATGAG GCCCCGAATGAATTACTACTGTATAATCTTCTATCTGGAAGGGCGGTTCAACTCAGCGGTCATAACTGTCAG ATCCAGGCTGTTGAATTTGCAGTGAAAGGTGCAAGTGTAGTTTCCTGTGGTTCTAACTTGTTAAAG GTTTGGGACTGCATAACTGGTTCTTGTCTTTTTACCTTGGGGTCCACGAGAGATGACCAAGCCTCAGTTGGACATACGCAAAAAATTAATGCTATGACAGTCAATAGCTGGCAGTCCT GCCTAGTGGTAACAAGTGGAGCGAAAGGGGATGGAAAACTTCTATTATGGAATGCTTTGAGGGGTGAGCTTGctgctgatttaaattcaaatttaag GATCCGAGACCAAGTTCATCCTTCCATTGATGCTATGGAGTTTGGCAGTGAAAATCTTCTCGTATGTGGAAGTGATTGTGAATATGGTGGTCCAGCTGTAGTGCAATTATGGGATATTGAATCTCCAGAATCCTGTGTATCCTTCCCTGCAAATGATTCT TATATCACATCATTGAAAACAAATCCAGCTTGCAACACTTTAATAACAG GTGCTGGGGATGGGACTGTTGGCTTATTTGACATCCGGACTTGTGCTGCAATTAATCATCTTTCAGTGGGCTCTAGTCATGAG GTTACTTCTGTTTCATTTAGTGGTTGTGGTACCTATTTTACTGCCTCTAGCACATCAAATAACACCTTGGTATGGGATACACGGTTCCTGCCATTTAACCGTGGGCAGGCTGCTCTAGGGGCATCCTGTCAAAGCAATGATATGCGTTTCTTTAGGCCTCTACATTGTCTGAGCCATGGGAAGCAAATGCCTACTGCAGAACATGCTGGTCAACTGCCAGG CCATGTTGATGATGGTGATCAAGGTGTAAATGATGCTCGGTGGCTTCAAAGGGAGCCTGTCTTGGTTACTGTCAGTGGTGATGGGAG catggcaatGTGGAATGTTGCCCTAGGTCAACCATGTGTCAGGCATATCATCAACCATACAAGATGTGTTAATACT GTTGCTGTGGCTCCAAATGATGAATACTTATGCACAGGGGGAGATGATCAAAAAGTT GTATTGTATCACAATAACAACGGAAGCGCACATAAAAAATGGCGCCTATCTCACCCACTGAATGGGAATAATTAG
- the LOC120104671 gene encoding uncharacterized protein LOC120104671 isoform X1 — protein sequence MSEPRPLQTLPPDNTFQSPLLNPNPNPSTSRSPASQPWQKVARAWLSTMPKNHNPTAGEIDSWIDSNQGGLPEDFRSLPRPELHRWLLSLHNRAPSLHQVEASGRVDFPYRFQRTDLWQPVYKWLESLDKDVLVSGKEISEWLSANPSVMERLFSKHSQYHMMHYIQRMHLKLLKKRGKLPKSLQLSAARASVKALNSGMTAREAPLPCKFSGGVLRDNKILLSKKKEAFLRYELLTDLQSQLTSALLRHKNVIDFKESCHSDNNTNLCSSNVGKRDLHAQVMPENASHSRDVVSVQVTEQSNPRLLLETKSGRKRKRNPVIVTPAWSYSEASCGTSQVDQPSNSHYEEARNLNIWKGDTHSSASQRSSSRNIFSCLQGREKGISWQLTYSHGAYAGRNQEKWIPFLEGWRSLENQFEGPAVWLTKRSYSSWVPTWCAYTSSMALPQPNGRQGVQKVLDVRFHPEGLPQLVCSANEAPNELLLYNLLSGRAVQLSGHNCQIQAVEFAVKGASVVSCGSNLLKVWDCITGSCLFTLGSTRDDQASVGHTQKINAMTVNSWQSCLVVTSGAKGDGKLLLWNALRGELAADLNSNLRIRDQVHPSIDAMEFGSENLLVCGSDCEYGGPAVVQLWDIESPESCVSFPANDSYITSLKTNPACNTLITGAGDGTVGLFDIRTCAAINHLSVGSSHEVTSVSFSGCGTYFTASSTSNNTLVWDTRFLPFNRGQAALGASCQSNDMRFFRPLHCLSHGKQMPTAEHAGQLPGHVDDGDQGVNDARWLQREPVLVTVSGDGSMAMWNVALGQPCVRHIINHTRCVNTVAVAPNDEYLCTGGDDQKVVLYHNNNGSAHKKWRLSHPLNGNN from the exons ATGTCGGAGCCTCGTCCGCTCCAAACCCTTCCACCGGACAACACATTCCAATCGCCCctcctaaaccctaaccctaatcctTCTACTTCTCGCTCTCCAGCATCTCAGCCATGGCAGAAGGTCGCTCGAGCCTGGCTCTCCACCATGCCGAAGAACCACAACCCCACGGCCGGCGAGATCGACTCCTGGATCGATTCGAACCAGggcggcctaccggaggatttCAGATCACTCCCCCGCCCCGAGCTCCACAGGTGGCTCCTCTCCCTCCACAACCGCGCCCCGAGTCTCCACCAG GTGGAAGCGAGCGGCCGGGTGGATTTTCCCTACCGATTCCAGCGCACGGACCTTTGGCAGCCAGTTTACAAATGGTTGGAATCGCTGGATAAGGATGTCTTGGTAAGTGGTAAAGAAATCTCGGAGTGGCTGTCGGCGAACCCATCGGTCATGGAAAGGTTGTTCTCGAAGCATTCTCAGTACCATATGATGCACTACATTCAGAGAATGCACTTGAAGCTGCtgaagaagaggggaaaatTACCAAAG AGCTTGCAGCTATCAGCCGCCAGAGCTTCTGTGAAGGCCCTCAATAGTGGGATGACAGCACGAGAAGCTCCTCTTCCAT GCAAATTTTCAGGCGGTGTGTTAAGAGACAATAAAATATTACTTTCAAAAAAGAAGGAAGCTTTTCTTAGATATGAACT CTTAACAGATTTACAGAGCCAATTGACCAGTGCCCTCTTAAGACACAAAAATGTGATTGATTTCAAAGAGTCTTGCCATTCTGATAACAATACCAATCTTTGCTCATCCAATGTGGGAAAAAGGGATTTACATGCTCAAGTGATGCCTGAAAATGCATCTCACTCTCGAGATGTTGTGAGTGTACAAGTCACTGAACAGTCAAATCCTAGATTACTGTTAGAGACAAAAAGTGggcgaaaaagaaagagaaacccTGTCATCGTGACTCCTGCATGGTCTTATAGTGAAGCATCGTGTG GTACATCTCAAGTTGATCAACCGTCAAACTCACACTATGAGGAAGCAAGAAATCTCAATATTTGGAAAGGAGATACTCATTCATCAGCCTCCCAGAGATCTTCCTCCAGGAACATTTTTTCATGTTTGCAGGGGCGAGAAAAAGGTATTAGCTGGCAATTAACCTATTCTCATGGCGCTTATGCAGGAAGGAATCAGGAAAAATGGAtcccttttcttgaag GTTGGAGATCACTTGAGAATCAGTTTGAAGGGCCTGCTGTCTGGCTCACGAAAAGAAGTTATTCATCATGGGTTCCCACTTGGTGTGCCTATACATCTAGCATGGCTCTTCCTCAACCTAATGGCAGG CAAGGTGTCCAAAAGGTTCTCGACGTAAGGTTTCACCCAGAAGGGCTGCCTCAGCTTGTTTGTAGCGCTAATGAG GCCCCGAATGAATTACTACTGTATAATCTTCTATCTGGAAGGGCGGTTCAACTCAGCGGTCATAACTGTCAG ATCCAGGCTGTTGAATTTGCAGTGAAAGGTGCAAGTGTAGTTTCCTGTGGTTCTAACTTGTTAAAG GTTTGGGACTGCATAACTGGTTCTTGTCTTTTTACCTTGGGGTCCACGAGAGATGACCAAGCCTCAGTTGGACATACGCAAAAAATTAATGCTATGACAGTCAATAGCTGGCAGTCCT GCCTAGTGGTAACAAGTGGAGCGAAAGGGGATGGAAAACTTCTATTATGGAATGCTTTGAGGGGTGAGCTTGctgctgatttaaattcaaatttaag GATCCGAGACCAAGTTCATCCTTCCATTGATGCTATGGAGTTTGGCAGTGAAAATCTTCTCGTATGTGGAAGTGATTGTGAATATGGTGGTCCAGCTGTAGTGCAATTATGGGATATTGAATCTCCAGAATCCTGTGTATCCTTCCCTGCAAATGATTCT TATATCACATCATTGAAAACAAATCCAGCTTGCAACACTTTAATAACAG GTGCTGGGGATGGGACTGTTGGCTTATTTGACATCCGGACTTGTGCTGCAATTAATCATCTTTCAGTGGGCTCTAGTCATGAG GTTACTTCTGTTTCATTTAGTGGTTGTGGTACCTATTTTACTGCCTCTAGCACATCAAATAACACCTTGGTATGGGATACACGGTTCCTGCCATTTAACCGTGGGCAGGCTGCTCTAGGGGCATCCTGTCAAAGCAATGATATGCGTTTCTTTAGGCCTCTACATTGTCTGAGCCATGGGAAGCAAATGCCTACTGCAGAACATGCTGGTCAACTGCCAGG CCATGTTGATGATGGTGATCAAGGTGTAAATGATGCTCGGTGGCTTCAAAGGGAGCCTGTCTTGGTTACTGTCAGTGGTGATGGGAG catggcaatGTGGAATGTTGCCCTAGGTCAACCATGTGTCAGGCATATCATCAACCATACAAGATGTGTTAATACT GTTGCTGTGGCTCCAAATGATGAATACTTATGCACAGGGGGAGATGATCAAAAAGTT GTATTGTATCACAATAACAACGGAAGCGCACATAAAAAATGGCGCCTATCTCACCCACTGAATGGGAATAATTAG
- the LOC120104671 gene encoding uncharacterized WD repeat-containing protein alr3466-like isoform X2 produces the protein MTAREAPLPCKFSGGVLRDNKILLSKKKEAFLRYELLTDLQSQLTSALLRHKNVIDFKESCHSDNNTNLCSSNVGKRDLHAQVMPENASHSRDVVSVQVTEQSNPRLLLETKSGRKRKRNPVIVTPAWSYSEASCGTSQVDQPSNSHYEEARNLNIWKGDTHSSASQRSSSRNIFSCLQGREKGISWQLTYSHGAYAGRNQEKWIPFLEGWRSLENQFEGPAVWLTKRSYSSWVPTWCAYTSSMALPQPNGRQGVQKVLDVRFHPEGLPQLVCSANEAPNELLLYNLLSGRAVQLSGHNCQIQAVEFAVKGASVVSCGSNLLKVWDCITGSCLFTLGSTRDDQASVGHTQKINAMTVNSWQSCLVVTSGAKGDGKLLLWNALRGELAADLNSNLRIRDQVHPSIDAMEFGSENLLVCGSDCEYGGPAVVQLWDIESPESCVSFPANDSYITSLKTNPACNTLITGAGDGTVGLFDIRTCAAINHLSVGSSHEVTSVSFSGCGTYFTASSTSNNTLVWDTRFLPFNRGQAALGASCQSNDMRFFRPLHCLSHGKQMPTAEHAGQLPGHVDDGDQGVNDARWLQREPVLVTVSGDGSMAMWNVALGQPCVRHIINHTRCVNTVAVAPNDEYLCTGGDDQKVVLYHNNNGSAHKKWRLSHPLNGNN, from the exons ATGACAGCACGAGAAGCTCCTCTTCCAT GCAAATTTTCAGGCGGTGTGTTAAGAGACAATAAAATATTACTTTCAAAAAAGAAGGAAGCTTTTCTTAGATATGAACT CTTAACAGATTTACAGAGCCAATTGACCAGTGCCCTCTTAAGACACAAAAATGTGATTGATTTCAAAGAGTCTTGCCATTCTGATAACAATACCAATCTTTGCTCATCCAATGTGGGAAAAAGGGATTTACATGCTCAAGTGATGCCTGAAAATGCATCTCACTCTCGAGATGTTGTGAGTGTACAAGTCACTGAACAGTCAAATCCTAGATTACTGTTAGAGACAAAAAGTGggcgaaaaagaaagagaaacccTGTCATCGTGACTCCTGCATGGTCTTATAGTGAAGCATCGTGTG GTACATCTCAAGTTGATCAACCGTCAAACTCACACTATGAGGAAGCAAGAAATCTCAATATTTGGAAAGGAGATACTCATTCATCAGCCTCCCAGAGATCTTCCTCCAGGAACATTTTTTCATGTTTGCAGGGGCGAGAAAAAGGTATTAGCTGGCAATTAACCTATTCTCATGGCGCTTATGCAGGAAGGAATCAGGAAAAATGGAtcccttttcttgaag GTTGGAGATCACTTGAGAATCAGTTTGAAGGGCCTGCTGTCTGGCTCACGAAAAGAAGTTATTCATCATGGGTTCCCACTTGGTGTGCCTATACATCTAGCATGGCTCTTCCTCAACCTAATGGCAGG CAAGGTGTCCAAAAGGTTCTCGACGTAAGGTTTCACCCAGAAGGGCTGCCTCAGCTTGTTTGTAGCGCTAATGAG GCCCCGAATGAATTACTACTGTATAATCTTCTATCTGGAAGGGCGGTTCAACTCAGCGGTCATAACTGTCAG ATCCAGGCTGTTGAATTTGCAGTGAAAGGTGCAAGTGTAGTTTCCTGTGGTTCTAACTTGTTAAAG GTTTGGGACTGCATAACTGGTTCTTGTCTTTTTACCTTGGGGTCCACGAGAGATGACCAAGCCTCAGTTGGACATACGCAAAAAATTAATGCTATGACAGTCAATAGCTGGCAGTCCT GCCTAGTGGTAACAAGTGGAGCGAAAGGGGATGGAAAACTTCTATTATGGAATGCTTTGAGGGGTGAGCTTGctgctgatttaaattcaaatttaag GATCCGAGACCAAGTTCATCCTTCCATTGATGCTATGGAGTTTGGCAGTGAAAATCTTCTCGTATGTGGAAGTGATTGTGAATATGGTGGTCCAGCTGTAGTGCAATTATGGGATATTGAATCTCCAGAATCCTGTGTATCCTTCCCTGCAAATGATTCT TATATCACATCATTGAAAACAAATCCAGCTTGCAACACTTTAATAACAG GTGCTGGGGATGGGACTGTTGGCTTATTTGACATCCGGACTTGTGCTGCAATTAATCATCTTTCAGTGGGCTCTAGTCATGAG GTTACTTCTGTTTCATTTAGTGGTTGTGGTACCTATTTTACTGCCTCTAGCACATCAAATAACACCTTGGTATGGGATACACGGTTCCTGCCATTTAACCGTGGGCAGGCTGCTCTAGGGGCATCCTGTCAAAGCAATGATATGCGTTTCTTTAGGCCTCTACATTGTCTGAGCCATGGGAAGCAAATGCCTACTGCAGAACATGCTGGTCAACTGCCAGG CCATGTTGATGATGGTGATCAAGGTGTAAATGATGCTCGGTGGCTTCAAAGGGAGCCTGTCTTGGTTACTGTCAGTGGTGATGGGAG catggcaatGTGGAATGTTGCCCTAGGTCAACCATGTGTCAGGCATATCATCAACCATACAAGATGTGTTAATACT GTTGCTGTGGCTCCAAATGATGAATACTTATGCACAGGGGGAGATGATCAAAAAGTT GTATTGTATCACAATAACAACGGAAGCGCACATAAAAAATGGCGCCTATCTCACCCACTGAATGGGAATAATTAG